The Argopecten irradians isolate NY chromosome 6, Ai_NY, whole genome shotgun sequence genome has a window encoding:
- the LOC138324761 gene encoding C-type lectin domain family 17, member A-like has translation MSCYMFEFFPLISVCHVFSGVAPSNSSTINFSMSRKVHKEMTNCYRSGYTFDTRGSICFKIVNRRRSWNEAKDACIKDEGRLLVLSNTNQVNAIRKAMRSASIRFVFVGLTDAATEGRWIWVDGSRLDRHIWSKVALNNYDDYPGDTDADCAVLSSSNTLMDMHCNNSFPYICERPQLLYE, from the exons ATGAGTTGCTACATGTTCGAATTCTTCCCATTGATCAGTGTGTGTCACGTGTTCTCGGGGGTGGCCCCGTCCAACAGTTCAACCATTAATTTCAGCATGTCGCGAAAGGTACATAAAGAAATGACAA ATTGCTATCGATCTGGATACACGTTCGACACAAGAGGAAGTATCTGCTTTAAAATCGTTAACAGAAGACGTTCTTGGAATGAAGCTAAAGATGCATGCATCAAGGACGAAGGGAGACTACTCGTGTTGTCAAATACGAACCAGGTTAACGCCATAAGGAAGGCTATGAGAA gTGCAAGCATCCGTTTTGTCTTCGTCGGCCTGACAGATGCTGCAACTGAGGGGCGGTGGATTTGGGTGGATGGATCGCGGCTTGATCGTCATATCTGGTCAAAGGTAGCATTGAATAACTACGACGACTACCCTGGAGATACAGATGCAGATTGTGCAGTGCTCAGTAGTTCGAATACTTTGATGGACATGCACTGTAACAATTCCTTTCCTTACATATGCGAGAGGCCACAGTTGTTGTATGAATAG